From Pan troglodytes isolate AG18354 chromosome 11, NHGRI_mPanTro3-v2.0_pri, whole genome shotgun sequence, the proteins below share one genomic window:
- the ZNF658 gene encoding zinc finger protein 658 isoform X1 — translation MNMSQASVSFQDVTVEFTREEWQHLGPVERTLYRDVMLENYSHLVSVGYCITKPKVISKLEKGEEPWSLEDEFLNQRYPGYFKVDHIKGIQEQQEKPLWQEIFINDADKTLSKEGQKVLEKPFNLEIAPELSEKISCKCDSHRMNLPIASQLIISERKYSRKKTEYMNVCEKLQLDIKHEKAHAGEKSYEHGENAKAFSYKKDQHWKFQTLEQSFECDGSGQGLHDKTICITPQSFLTGEKSCKDDEFRKNFDKTTLFNHMRTDTRGKCSDLNEYGTSCDKTTAVEYNKVHMAMTHYECNERGINFSRKSPLTQSQRTITGWSAFESNKCEENFSQSSAHIVHQKTQAGDKFGEHNECTDALYQKLDFTAHQIIHTEDKFYLSDEHGKCRKSFYRKAHLIQHQRPHSGEKTYQYEECAKSFCSSSHPIQHPGTYVGFKLYECNECGKAFCQNSNLSKHLTIHTKEKPCDNNGCGRSYKSPLIGHQKTDAERELCGGREYGKTSHLKGHQRILMGEKLYECIECGKTFSKTSHLRAHQRIHTGEKPYECVECEKTFSHKTHLSVHQRVHTGEKPYECNDCGKSFTYNSALRAHQRIHTGEKPYECSDCEKTFAHNSALRAHHRIHTGEKPYECNECGRSFAHISVLKAHQRIHTGEKPYECNECGRSFTYNSALRAHQRIHTGRKPYECSDCEKTFAHNSALKIHQRIHTGEKPYECNECEKTFAHNSALRAHQNIHTGEKLYECSECGKTFFQKTRLSTHRRIHTGEKPYECSKCGKTFSQKSYLSGHERIHTGEKPYECNVCGKTFVYKAALIVHQRIHTGEKPYECNECGKTFSQRTHLCAHQRIHTGEKPYECNECGKTFADNSALRAHHRIHTGEKPYECNDCGKTFSKTSHLRAHLRTRSGEKPYECSECGKTFSEKSYVSAHQRVHTGEKPYECNVCGKPFAHNSTLRVHQRIHTGEKSYECNDCGKTFSQKSHLSAHQRIHTGEKPYECNECGKAFAQNSTLRVHQRIHTGEKPYECDECGKTFVRKAALRVHHTRMHTREKTLACNGFGKS, via the exons GCATCAGTGTCATTCCAGGACGTGACTGTGGAATTCACCCGGGAGGAGTGGCAGCACCTGGGCCCTGTCGAGAGGACGCTGTACAGAGATGTGATGCTGGAGAACTACAGCCACCTCGTCTCAGTGG GATATTGCATTACTAAACCCAAGGTGATCTCCAAGTTGGAGAAAGGAGAAGAGCCATGGTCTTTAGAAGATGAATTCCTGAACCAGAGGTACCCAG gatattttaaagTTGATCACATCAAAGGGATCCAGGAACAACAAGAAAAACCTCTGTGGCAAGAAATATTCATCAATGATGCTGACAAAACATTGAGTAAAGAAGGACAGAAAGTTTTAGAAAAACCATTTAATCTGGAAATAGCTCCAGAGCTTTCAGAAAAAATATCCTGTAAATGTGACTCACACAGAATGAATTTGCCAATTGCTTCTCAATTAAttataagtgaaagaaaatattcaagaaagaAGACTGAATACATGAATGTGTGTGAGAAATTGCAGCTTGATATTAAGCATGAGAAAGCTCATGCTGGAGAGAAATCTTATGAACATGGTGAAAATGCTAAAGCTTTCAGTTATAAGAAAGATCAGCATTGGAAATTTCAAACTTTGGAGCAATCTTTTGAATGTGATGGATCTGGACAAGGTTTACATGATAAGACAATTTGTATTACACCTCAGAGTTTTCTAACAGGAGAAAAGTCCTGTAAGGATGATGAATTTAGAAAAAACTTTGATAAAACCACTTTATTTAACCACATGAGAACTGACACAAGGGGGAAATGCTCTGATCTTAATGAATATGGGACATCCTGTGACAAAACCACCGCTGTTGAATACAATAAAGTTCACATGGCTATGACACACTATGAGTGTAATGAAAGGGGGATTAATTTCAGTAGGAAGTCACCCCTCACTCAATCTCAGAGAACTATTACAGGATGGAGTGCTTTTGAAAGCaataaatgtgaagaaaattTTAGCCAGAGCTCAGCCCATATAGTACATCAGAAAACACAAGCTGGAGATAAATTTGGTGAACATAATGAATGTACAGATGCCCTCTACCAGAAATTAGACTTTACAGCACATCAGATAATTCACACAGAAGATAAATTCTACCTTTCTGATGAACATGGGAAATGCAGAAAATCCTTTTACCGGAAAGCACACCTCATTCAGCATCAGAGGCCCCACTCAGGAGAGAAAACTTACCAATATGAGGAATGTGCAAAATCCTTTTGTTCAAGTTCACATCCTATTCAGCATCCTGGAACTTATGTGGGATTCAAACTttatgaatgtaatgaatgtgggaaagctttcTGTCAGAATTCAAACCTCAGTAAACATCTGACAATTCACACAAAAGAGAAACCTTGTGATAACAATGGCTGTGGGAGATCTTACAAGTCACCCCTCATAGGACACCAGAAAACAGATGCAGAGAGGGAACTCTGTGGTGGCCGTGAATATGGGAAGACATCACATCTCAAAGGACATCAGAGAATTCTCATGGGGGAGAAACTCTATGAATGTATTGAATGTGGGAAAACTTTCTCCAAGACATCACATCTCAGAgcacatcagagaattcacacaggtgaaaaaccctatgaatgtgTTGAATGTGAGAAAACTTTCTCTCACAAGACACACCTCAGTGTACATCAGAGAGTTCACACAggggagaaaccctatgaatgtaatgaCTGTGGGAAATCTTTTACCTATAACTCAGCCCTGAGAGCACATCAAAGAATTCACACAGGTGAGAAGCCCTATGAATGCAGTGACTGTGAGAAAACTTTTGCCCATAATTCAGCCCTCAGAGCACATCATAGAATTCACACGGGggagaaaccttatgaatgtaatgaatgtggaagGTCTTTTGCCCATATTTCTGTTCTCAAGGCACATCAAAGAATTCACACAggggagaaaccctatgaatgtaatgaatgtgggagaTCTTTCACCTACAATTCAGCCCTGAGAgcacatcagagaattcacacaggtagaaaaccctatgaatgtagtGACTGTGAGAAAACTTTTGCCCATAATTCAGCCCTCAAAatacatcagagaattcacacgggggagaaaccctatgaatgtaatgaatgtgagAAAACATTTGCCCATAATTCAGCCCTTAGAGCACATCAGAATATCCACACAGGGGAGAAACTCTATGAATGTAGTGAATGTGGAAAAACTTTTTTCCAGAAGACACGCCTCAGTACACATCGGAGAATTCACACAggggagaaaccctatgaatgtagcAAGTGTGGGAAAACTTTCTCCCAGAAATCATACCTCAGTGGACATGAGAGAATTCACACAGGGGAAAAACCGTATGAATGTAACGTATGTGGGAAAACTTTTGTCTATAAGGCAGCCCTCATAGTGCATCAAAGAATTCACACAggggagaaaccctatgaatgtaacgAATGTGGGAAAACTTTCTCCCAAAGAACACACCTCTGTgcacatcagagaattcatactggggaAAAACCCTATGagtgtaatgaatgtgggaaaacGTTTGCTGATAATTCAGCCCTCAGGGCACATCACAGAATTCACACAggggagaaaccctatgaatgtaatgaCTGTGGGAAGACTTTCTCCAAAACATCACATCTCAGAGCACATCTTAGAACTCGCTCAggggagaaaccctatgaatgcagtgaatgtgggaaaacCTTCTCTGAGAAGTCATATGTTAGTGCACATCAGAGAGTTCATACGGGGGAGAAACCCTACGAATGTAATGTATGTGGGAAGCCATTTGCCCATAATTCAACCCTCAGAGTACATCAAAGAATTCACACAGGGGAGAAATCCTACGAATGTAATGATTGTGGGAAAACGTTCTCCCAGAAATCACACCTTAGTGCACACCAGAGAATTCACACAggggagaaaccctatgagtgtaATGAATGCGGGAAAGCTTTTGCCCAAAATTCAACCCTCAGAGTACACCAGAGAATTCACACAggggagaaaccctatgaatgtgaTGAATGTGGGAAAACTTTTGTCCGTAAGGCAGCTCTTAGGGTACATCACACCAGAATGCATACCAGAGAGAAAACCCTAGCATGTAATGGATTTGGGAAGTCCTGA
- the ZNF658 gene encoding zinc finger protein 658 isoform X2, producing MNMSQDVTVEFTREEWQHLGPVERTLYRDVMLENYSHLVSVGYCITKPKVISKLEKGEEPWSLEDEFLNQRYPGYFKVDHIKGIQEQQEKPLWQEIFINDADKTLSKEGQKVLEKPFNLEIAPELSEKISCKCDSHRMNLPIASQLIISERKYSRKKTEYMNVCEKLQLDIKHEKAHAGEKSYEHGENAKAFSYKKDQHWKFQTLEQSFECDGSGQGLHDKTICITPQSFLTGEKSCKDDEFRKNFDKTTLFNHMRTDTRGKCSDLNEYGTSCDKTTAVEYNKVHMAMTHYECNERGINFSRKSPLTQSQRTITGWSAFESNKCEENFSQSSAHIVHQKTQAGDKFGEHNECTDALYQKLDFTAHQIIHTEDKFYLSDEHGKCRKSFYRKAHLIQHQRPHSGEKTYQYEECAKSFCSSSHPIQHPGTYVGFKLYECNECGKAFCQNSNLSKHLTIHTKEKPCDNNGCGRSYKSPLIGHQKTDAERELCGGREYGKTSHLKGHQRILMGEKLYECIECGKTFSKTSHLRAHQRIHTGEKPYECVECEKTFSHKTHLSVHQRVHTGEKPYECNDCGKSFTYNSALRAHQRIHTGEKPYECSDCEKTFAHNSALRAHHRIHTGEKPYECNECGRSFAHISVLKAHQRIHTGEKPYECNECGRSFTYNSALRAHQRIHTGRKPYECSDCEKTFAHNSALKIHQRIHTGEKPYECNECEKTFAHNSALRAHQNIHTGEKLYECSECGKTFFQKTRLSTHRRIHTGEKPYECSKCGKTFSQKSYLSGHERIHTGEKPYECNVCGKTFVYKAALIVHQRIHTGEKPYECNECGKTFSQRTHLCAHQRIHTGEKPYECNECGKTFADNSALRAHHRIHTGEKPYECNDCGKTFSKTSHLRAHLRTRSGEKPYECSECGKTFSEKSYVSAHQRVHTGEKPYECNVCGKPFAHNSTLRVHQRIHTGEKSYECNDCGKTFSQKSHLSAHQRIHTGEKPYECNECGKAFAQNSTLRVHQRIHTGEKPYECDECGKTFVRKAALRVHHTRMHTREKTLACNGFGKS from the exons GACGTGACTGTGGAATTCACCCGGGAGGAGTGGCAGCACCTGGGCCCTGTCGAGAGGACGCTGTACAGAGATGTGATGCTGGAGAACTACAGCCACCTCGTCTCAGTGG GATATTGCATTACTAAACCCAAGGTGATCTCCAAGTTGGAGAAAGGAGAAGAGCCATGGTCTTTAGAAGATGAATTCCTGAACCAGAGGTACCCAG gatattttaaagTTGATCACATCAAAGGGATCCAGGAACAACAAGAAAAACCTCTGTGGCAAGAAATATTCATCAATGATGCTGACAAAACATTGAGTAAAGAAGGACAGAAAGTTTTAGAAAAACCATTTAATCTGGAAATAGCTCCAGAGCTTTCAGAAAAAATATCCTGTAAATGTGACTCACACAGAATGAATTTGCCAATTGCTTCTCAATTAAttataagtgaaagaaaatattcaagaaagaAGACTGAATACATGAATGTGTGTGAGAAATTGCAGCTTGATATTAAGCATGAGAAAGCTCATGCTGGAGAGAAATCTTATGAACATGGTGAAAATGCTAAAGCTTTCAGTTATAAGAAAGATCAGCATTGGAAATTTCAAACTTTGGAGCAATCTTTTGAATGTGATGGATCTGGACAAGGTTTACATGATAAGACAATTTGTATTACACCTCAGAGTTTTCTAACAGGAGAAAAGTCCTGTAAGGATGATGAATTTAGAAAAAACTTTGATAAAACCACTTTATTTAACCACATGAGAACTGACACAAGGGGGAAATGCTCTGATCTTAATGAATATGGGACATCCTGTGACAAAACCACCGCTGTTGAATACAATAAAGTTCACATGGCTATGACACACTATGAGTGTAATGAAAGGGGGATTAATTTCAGTAGGAAGTCACCCCTCACTCAATCTCAGAGAACTATTACAGGATGGAGTGCTTTTGAAAGCaataaatgtgaagaaaattTTAGCCAGAGCTCAGCCCATATAGTACATCAGAAAACACAAGCTGGAGATAAATTTGGTGAACATAATGAATGTACAGATGCCCTCTACCAGAAATTAGACTTTACAGCACATCAGATAATTCACACAGAAGATAAATTCTACCTTTCTGATGAACATGGGAAATGCAGAAAATCCTTTTACCGGAAAGCACACCTCATTCAGCATCAGAGGCCCCACTCAGGAGAGAAAACTTACCAATATGAGGAATGTGCAAAATCCTTTTGTTCAAGTTCACATCCTATTCAGCATCCTGGAACTTATGTGGGATTCAAACTttatgaatgtaatgaatgtgggaaagctttcTGTCAGAATTCAAACCTCAGTAAACATCTGACAATTCACACAAAAGAGAAACCTTGTGATAACAATGGCTGTGGGAGATCTTACAAGTCACCCCTCATAGGACACCAGAAAACAGATGCAGAGAGGGAACTCTGTGGTGGCCGTGAATATGGGAAGACATCACATCTCAAAGGACATCAGAGAATTCTCATGGGGGAGAAACTCTATGAATGTATTGAATGTGGGAAAACTTTCTCCAAGACATCACATCTCAGAgcacatcagagaattcacacaggtgaaaaaccctatgaatgtgTTGAATGTGAGAAAACTTTCTCTCACAAGACACACCTCAGTGTACATCAGAGAGTTCACACAggggagaaaccctatgaatgtaatgaCTGTGGGAAATCTTTTACCTATAACTCAGCCCTGAGAGCACATCAAAGAATTCACACAGGTGAGAAGCCCTATGAATGCAGTGACTGTGAGAAAACTTTTGCCCATAATTCAGCCCTCAGAGCACATCATAGAATTCACACGGGggagaaaccttatgaatgtaatgaatgtggaagGTCTTTTGCCCATATTTCTGTTCTCAAGGCACATCAAAGAATTCACACAggggagaaaccctatgaatgtaatgaatgtgggagaTCTTTCACCTACAATTCAGCCCTGAGAgcacatcagagaattcacacaggtagaaaaccctatgaatgtagtGACTGTGAGAAAACTTTTGCCCATAATTCAGCCCTCAAAatacatcagagaattcacacgggggagaaaccctatgaatgtaatgaatgtgagAAAACATTTGCCCATAATTCAGCCCTTAGAGCACATCAGAATATCCACACAGGGGAGAAACTCTATGAATGTAGTGAATGTGGAAAAACTTTTTTCCAGAAGACACGCCTCAGTACACATCGGAGAATTCACACAggggagaaaccctatgaatgtagcAAGTGTGGGAAAACTTTCTCCCAGAAATCATACCTCAGTGGACATGAGAGAATTCACACAGGGGAAAAACCGTATGAATGTAACGTATGTGGGAAAACTTTTGTCTATAAGGCAGCCCTCATAGTGCATCAAAGAATTCACACAggggagaaaccctatgaatgtaacgAATGTGGGAAAACTTTCTCCCAAAGAACACACCTCTGTgcacatcagagaattcatactggggaAAAACCCTATGagtgtaatgaatgtgggaaaacGTTTGCTGATAATTCAGCCCTCAGGGCACATCACAGAATTCACACAggggagaaaccctatgaatgtaatgaCTGTGGGAAGACTTTCTCCAAAACATCACATCTCAGAGCACATCTTAGAACTCGCTCAggggagaaaccctatgaatgcagtgaatgtgggaaaacCTTCTCTGAGAAGTCATATGTTAGTGCACATCAGAGAGTTCATACGGGGGAGAAACCCTACGAATGTAATGTATGTGGGAAGCCATTTGCCCATAATTCAACCCTCAGAGTACATCAAAGAATTCACACAGGGGAGAAATCCTACGAATGTAATGATTGTGGGAAAACGTTCTCCCAGAAATCACACCTTAGTGCACACCAGAGAATTCACACAggggagaaaccctatgagtgtaATGAATGCGGGAAAGCTTTTGCCCAAAATTCAACCCTCAGAGTACACCAGAGAATTCACACAggggagaaaccctatgaatgtgaTGAATGTGGGAAAACTTTTGTCCGTAAGGCAGCTCTTAGGGTACATCACACCAGAATGCATACCAGAGAGAAAACCCTAGCATGTAATGGATTTGGGAAGTCCTGA